The Methanolacinia paynteri genome includes a region encoding these proteins:
- a CDS encoding metallophosphoesterase family protein — translation MKIVHIADTHLGLAGFNRIDPDSGMNLREKLVYDNFLESIKIVVRQKPDAVVHAGDLFDRVKPRTNAYITVMSALNILEEAGIPLILISGNHSMPKTRYTPSPFEVLKYHRAEVHCAYKYSYEKMEVGDTTFHLIPNMLNASQYRDAFNEIEISPGTCNVMVTHGLATTLRDYRLRTVAEHEIDSTMLSEDFNYIALGHFHGQKQVAENAWYSGSIEYCSYNEIIDTKGGLVVDTESGEVVPLMLPNTPMANLGKIDCGTLTPSEITEKIASIIDRMENPAGTICQVRLENVLREKMRNLNREEMTAIKDRVLNLRITTDTIDPVNRGFEAEDPSSVDYVDEFRKFVSIQGLEGCLEEEVIKTGTGIFKTVLEKHREAD, via the coding sequence ATGAAGATCGTCCACATCGCCGATACACACCTGGGACTTGCGGGATTCAACAGGATCGACCCGGATAGCGGGATGAATCTTCGCGAGAAACTGGTCTACGACAACTTCCTCGAATCAATTAAGATTGTTGTCAGGCAGAAGCCGGATGCGGTCGTTCATGCAGGCGATCTCTTCGACAGGGTCAAGCCGCGGACAAATGCATACATCACGGTGATGTCCGCACTCAATATACTTGAAGAGGCCGGAATTCCACTCATTCTTATCTCCGGCAACCACAGCATGCCGAAGACCCGTTACACTCCCTCTCCTTTCGAAGTGCTCAAATATCATAGGGCGGAGGTTCACTGTGCATACAAATACAGTTATGAAAAGATGGAGGTCGGCGACACCACATTCCACCTGATCCCGAATATGCTGAATGCATCTCAATACCGGGATGCTTTCAACGAGATCGAGATCAGCCCGGGTACATGTAATGTCATGGTGACTCACGGCCTCGCCACCACCCTCCGGGACTACCGCCTCAGGACAGTTGCAGAACACGAGATCGATTCGACGATGCTCTCGGAGGATTTCAACTATATCGCCCTCGGTCATTTCCACGGGCAGAAGCAGGTGGCTGAAAACGCATGGTACTCGGGTTCGATCGAATACTGTTCATACAACGAGATAATCGATACGAAGGGCGGCCTTGTCGTCGACACGGAATCGGGTGAAGTTGTCCCGCTCATGCTTCCCAACACCCCGATGGCGAACCTGGGGAAGATCGACTGCGGCACCCTGACACCGTCGGAGATCACAGAAAAGATCGCATCGATAATCGACAGGATGGAAAACCCCGCAGGAACCATCTGTCAGGTCAGGCTTGAGAACGTTCTCCGGGAGAAGATGAGAAATCTCAACAGGGAGGAGATGACAGCGATCAAGGACCGGGTTCTCAATCTCAGGATTACGACCGATACGATAGATCCGGTAAACAGGGGTTTTGAAGCCGAAGATCCTTCATCTGTTGACTATGTGGATGAGTTCAGGAAATTTGTAAGCATTCAGGGGCTCGAAGGATGTCTTGAAGAGGAGGTCATAAAGACCGGCACGGGGATATTCAAAACGGTGCTCGAAAAACACAGGGAGGCGGATTAG
- the pscS gene encoding O-phospho-L-seryl-tRNA:Cys-tRNA synthase, with translation MKCTGSIEARDVEEMYINIDPIQAGGRLTPEAHKAVIAYADGYSVCDNCLKPFRLDYIQKPPLAQFHEDCAKWLNMDQLRVVPGARRGFQAVASSMVSKGDPVVLTSLSHYTEFVSVEQSGGVPVETPLSDDKHITADAAAQKIEDVIAKFGRPPALMFVEHVDYQYGHIHDIKGITKAAHQYDVPVLVNGAYTVGIMPVDGKDLGADFLVGSGHKSMAAPAPSGVLAAKEEYADKVFRTTQAKGDVTGRTFGIKEVELMGCTLMGVTVMGLIASFPAVQERVENWDKEVEHSRIVTDALLSIEGTVCLSECPREHTLTRINTIESFDKVAQTHKKRGFFLSGDLKKKGITGMIAGSTRVWKYNTFGLTDNQTEYLANAFRDVAEENGLVVNRE, from the coding sequence GTGAAGTGCACAGGCTCAATAGAGGCGAGGGATGTCGAGGAGATGTATATCAACATCGACCCGATCCAGGCCGGCGGAAGGCTTACTCCCGAGGCGCATAAGGCGGTTATCGCATACGCGGACGGATATTCTGTCTGCGACAACTGCTTAAAACCATTCAGGCTGGACTATATCCAGAAGCCCCCGCTTGCACAGTTCCACGAGGACTGTGCGAAGTGGCTGAACATGGACCAGCTCCGGGTCGTCCCCGGCGCAAGAAGAGGTTTTCAGGCGGTCGCATCAAGCATGGTTTCAAAGGGCGATCCGGTTGTCCTCACCTCGCTCTCCCATTACACAGAGTTTGTATCTGTCGAGCAGTCAGGCGGAGTCCCTGTCGAGACCCCGCTCAGCGACGACAAACATATCACGGCAGATGCGGCGGCGCAGAAGATAGAGGATGTCATCGCAAAATTTGGGAGACCCCCCGCACTGATGTTTGTCGAGCATGTCGACTACCAGTACGGTCATATACACGATATCAAAGGAATAACGAAGGCGGCCCACCAATATGACGTTCCGGTACTCGTAAACGGAGCGTATACCGTGGGCATCATGCCTGTCGACGGAAAAGATCTTGGCGCCGACTTCCTCGTCGGGTCCGGCCACAAGAGCATGGCCGCTCCTGCACCCTCAGGAGTCCTTGCCGCAAAAGAGGAGTATGCCGACAAGGTGTTCAGGACAACACAGGCGAAAGGCGATGTGACCGGCAGGACTTTCGGTATAAAGGAGGTCGAGCTGATGGGCTGCACACTGATGGGAGTTACGGTTATGGGGCTCATCGCATCGTTCCCGGCTGTACAGGAGCGTGTCGAAAACTGGGACAAGGAGGTCGAGCACAGCAGGATCGTTACCGACGCCCTGCTATCGATCGAAGGCACGGTCTGTTTAAGCGAGTGCCCGAGGGAGCACACGCTGACAAGAATCAATACGATAGAATCGTTCGATAAAGTAGCACAGACCCATAAAAAACGCGGATTCTTCCTCTCCGGCGACCTGAAGAAGAAAGGCATAACCGGGATGATCGCCGGATCGACAAGAGTTTGGAAGTATAACACGTTCGGGCTTACCGATAATCAAACCGAGTATCTTGCAAATGCCTTCCGGGATGTTGCGGAAGAGAACGGCCTTGTCGTGAACCGGGAATAA
- the thiI gene encoding tRNA uracil 4-sulfurtransferase ThiI yields the protein MKRAVMIRYGELFLKSEPVMRHYVGVLTANIKRALDAEEICHEITITRGRIFVYGEDVDAINSVLLRIFGIVGTSIVICTPPDREIIEKTAAMVASRTLKPGMSFAVRARRSNIKGFTSQELAASAGSCIYEAVGDLRVDLDNPEYEIFIEARSNGGFIYETRTPGPGGLPVGTQGKVLCLLSAGIDSPVAAWLAMSRGCIPGFIYFDGGDYFGKDTNRAVLENLQNLSRWYPGSTVEAAFIDITPFFDRLTDKSAKEALKNRCIICKRFMLRLAGKCALDWKYLGLVTGNSIGQVASQTLANIGILGSAVPEGLALIEPLITYDKEDTVKIARNIGTFRENAGDLSCGVVPSHPSIAATLAKVIGDEEMLGIPELIEECIPRKKIYKAKDGKLLD from the coding sequence ATGAAAAGGGCCGTAATGATAAGATACGGGGAGTTATTTCTAAAAAGCGAACCAGTCATGAGGCATTATGTGGGCGTCCTCACGGCAAATATAAAGAGAGCCCTTGACGCGGAGGAGATCTGCCACGAGATAACGATAACAAGAGGCAGGATCTTTGTTTACGGAGAAGACGTGGATGCGATAAATTCCGTCTTGCTAAGAATATTCGGGATAGTGGGAACGAGTATTGTCATATGCACGCCGCCGGACAGGGAAATCATAGAGAAGACCGCGGCAATGGTGGCATCGCGGACCCTGAAGCCGGGCATGTCGTTTGCAGTCAGGGCGAGGCGATCGAATATCAAGGGATTCACCAGCCAGGAGCTTGCCGCATCGGCGGGTTCGTGCATATACGAGGCGGTAGGGGACCTCAGGGTCGACCTGGACAATCCCGAATATGAGATCTTCATCGAGGCAAGATCGAACGGGGGATTCATCTATGAAACCAGAACCCCGGGACCGGGCGGCCTTCCCGTAGGGACGCAGGGGAAGGTGCTCTGTCTTCTCTCAGCAGGAATAGATTCGCCTGTGGCGGCATGGCTTGCGATGAGCCGTGGATGCATACCGGGATTCATTTACTTCGACGGCGGGGATTATTTCGGAAAGGATACGAACAGGGCGGTTCTCGAAAACCTGCAGAACCTCTCACGGTGGTACCCGGGCAGCACGGTCGAAGCGGCTTTCATCGATATCACACCCTTTTTCGACAGGCTGACCGATAAGTCTGCAAAGGAAGCCCTGAAGAACCGATGCATCATATGCAAGAGATTCATGCTCAGGCTTGCGGGAAAGTGTGCACTCGACTGGAAGTACCTCGGCCTTGTGACAGGAAACAGCATCGGGCAGGTTGCCTCACAGACACTCGCAAACATTGGGATTCTCGGGAGTGCTGTTCCGGAGGGTCTTGCATTGATCGAACCGCTGATAACGTACGACAAGGAGGATACAGTAAAAATCGCACGAAATATCGGAACATTCAGGGAGAATGCGGGAGATCTTTCATGCGGTGTCGTTCCCTCGCACCCGTCGATTGCTGCGACCCTCGCGAAGGTTATCGGGGATGAAGAGATGCTCGGAATTCCTGAACTTATCGAAGAATGCATCCCGCGTAAAAAAATTTACAAAGCAAAAGACGGAAAATTGTTGGATTGA